The following DNA comes from Huiozyma naganishii CBS 8797 chromosome 8, complete genome.
CTGCATCTATCCCTGACACTGGGGACCATGTCCCATCGTTCTACATAGAAACGGCGTCGCCCGAGAAGAGCAAAGCCGCCTGAACAACCCATGTGCATGCATTGGCGGGGAGGGACCAGATAGATTTTAGTTAGTGCTGGAATACGatcatatatatatatatatatatatatataggtATATGCTGTGTATGCGGGCTGCTGTTCCTGTCCGCACCGGTCAAAGCGCTTGTAACACTTTCTCAATCCACTGGGTCTCAAAAGTCTGGTCCGAAAACTTCGTGACTGCGTCGTGCACACCCATCGTGGACCGTGTGTGTTTGTCTTGCGCGGATAACTGCGATGCACTTTTGAATGCAGCGGCCAAGGTGCCGTACTGCGTGCCCCTCTCCTGTGTGTAGTCTCTATCGAACTTGtcgacgaagaagaaccccACTTGTGGGCTCACAATGTCTAACAAGGGCCCTGCGGAGGCGTGCACGAGCGGGATGAGCCCCGCAGCAATGTACTCTACAACAGCGATCCCGAAATGCTCATTCCACATGGCATTGATGCCGTAAGTGGCCTTCCCAAGCTGTTCCTTCACCTCATCGTAGGAGCAATCAGTGAGGAAGCGCACGTCTCTCGCGGGCAAGTGCAGCACCTCGCGGGCGTACTCGATAAGTTGCTGGACGTAGTCCCTGTCCTCCTGTGACCTGGTGGACCCGATGAACGTGAGCGTGATGCGCGAAGTGGGGTCCTCCACTGTATCCGCGTACATTGCGTACTGGTCGAGGATCAAGCGGTGTCTCTTTTCTGGGCGGAACTGGGCGAGCACGACCGCTGTGTTGGCGCGTTGTTCTGCTGGGGTGACCTGTTCGACTAGTTTCTCCGTCGAGCAGGGCGGGTAGATGACCTGTGGTGTTTCACGCATCGCGTGCCATATTTGGGTCATATGTCTGTTTGTCCATGTTGAGTTTGTAGTGCACACGGTGACAAACTGCGCCATACCCATGTAGAACCCCATGAGGAGACTCCAGTACATTTTCTTTGCCGTGCTGAGCCCCTGTGAGTTGAGCATATCTTGTTGGATAAGCGGGTAGTGCGTATAGGTGACAATTGGGACGTGAATCATCGCGAAGACAAGCAAATAAGCAAGCGGGTACCCCATTGTATCGCACCACACGTCTGGTTTGCAACGGGAGAGAGCCTCATGAGCGAGTTTGCAGGACCCGATGCCCTGGAACAGGAGTGTGAGTCTTGGATGGTTCTTCGCGTCGACTGCGTCCCTGCCTTTAAGGAACACAAACACGATACGGTTACGTGGGAGTGTGTAGTCAAACCTCTGGACGACGCTGGTGAGGATCTGTGGCCCAGTGACGTCCGTGTCCCCCGTGTACACAATGGCGACGTTTCTAGGGTCGTGGTCCAGTGTCGTCTGTACGGCCTTCCATAGTACTTTCTCGCCACCTCCACCGGCGTTACAGAACGGGTGGAAGAACCCGAAGAGGACATTGTCGTCTTGGGTGCCCTGGATGCGTGCTTGCAAGTGGGAGACAAGTTTTGCCCTCTCTGTGTCATCCGTGGGGATGCACTCTCCGCCGTACAGGGACACATCGTGGGCGCAGTGTCTAATAAGCACTGCACGGACGTACCCCTCGTCATTCCCGAGCTCGCTGAACTTGATATGCTGTTTCCCACGGAGCAATTCCTTGAGCAGAGTCCTCTCCATGTGTTCAATGTTGGCACTGTCCCCGTACTCTCGTCTCAACCCTGCATACCACCACGAAATGCACGCGGCAAGCCACGCCTGCAGTGTAGCAATCACTGCCGCGAGAACCATCGTGTGCGTGTGTCTGCCCCTCTGCACCTGGTGTCTCTACTCTGTGGAAGTTCAATCCCAATTCAATCAAGAAACGTTTTGTTTACGAACCTTCGCTATGATGTTCAGTAAACATAGGGGGAAGCTACCCACGACATCAACACATCGACACATGGGAGATACTGAGAGGACAGGACTACCCGAGTTTCAGAAGCGTCCCCTGGGGGACACCCCCGTGGATACGCGGGTAGTGTCACCACAGGAAGGTTCGCCGCCCCCCAAACCGCCCCGATGGGCCCCCAACCGGCCGCACTCGACACTCAGCGTCCCCGGATGGACTGCCTCGCGGGACTCCCCCGACGGGTTGATCTCGAGGGGCGACTCCGGATCGAAGTTGCTCGTTGTGATGGTGGGACTCCCCGCGATGGGCAAGTCCTTTATCACCGGGAAGCTTGCGCGGTTCTTGAACTACTCCATGTACGCGTGTGAGGAGTTCCATATCGCTGACACGCGGCGTCGCTGGTGGCACTCGCATGCGACGGGCTCCATTGCGCCCTGTTTCTTTGACGAGCGGGACCCAAGGGCACAGTCCCTACGGGACGAGTGGGCATTGGACACATTGGACAGGGCACTGGAGTACTTGCTCGAAGGGGATGGGTCTGTCGCGGTTGTGAACGGTACCAATATTACTGCGCGGCGGCGTGCGTTGTTGATGGCTAGGGTGAGGTCGCGGTCCCGTGTATTGGATGTGATGTTTTTGGAGTCCATTTGCTCTGATGAGGCTGTCATTGAGAGGAATGTACAATTGAAGGCGTCGAGTGCCGATTACCGTGGTTGGAAAGATAGTAAACTTGCCGTGGAAGATTTCCGTGCTCGTCTAGCACACTACCGTAGAGATTACGAACCCTTGGAGGACAATGAGAGGTTACAGTACGTGAAGATGATTGATGTTGGGAAGAAAGTGATCGCCAATGGAGTACGTGGGTACTTGGCGTCTCTAGCCGTTTACTACCTGCTGAACTTCAATTTGGCGACACGACAAGTGTGGGTGACACGGAACGGTGAGTCTGAGGATAACGTTGCAGGGCGAGTCGGTGGTGATTCACACTTGACCGTGAGGGGCCAACGGTACGCTCGAGCACTACACAAGTTCATTGACACACAGCGATCGattcaagaacaagaacagagAGATAACCGTGAATTCTTCGTATGGACCAGCATGTTACAACGAGCAATTGAGACCAGCCACGATTTCGAAAACAGCGAGTACCCACTCAAGCAGATGCGAATGCTCGATGAGATCAATGCGGGGGATTTCGATGGCCTGACAAACGCCCAGATTGAACAGATTGCCCCACGGGAGTATAAACTCCGCCAGTGTGACAAATTACGATACAGGTACCCGGGCACCGGTGGAGAATCCTACTTGGACGTGATCAACCGCGTACGGCCCGTGATCACAGAGATCGAGAGATTGGAGGACAGTGTGCTTCTAATCACACACCGGGTAGTCGCACGTGTACTCCTCGGTTACTTCATGAGCCTGAAATTCGATGCAGTGACACAACTCGATGTACCGCTGCACTGCGTCTACAAACTGGATTTACTGCCCTACGGCATCAAGTGGACACTGTACGAGTACGACGAGGTGAAGGACACCTTCCGTGAGCTACCCACTTGCCAAATGAATGTATCCAGAATGGAACAAATGGGCGGTAGCACACGCCGGTTCTCAATGGTCCCCACTGCACCAAGCACACCGACGACTGCCAGTACAGCGAGTACCCACTAACACCAGCGACTGGCAGTGACAGCGACAGCGAGATGCCGTCGCGGTGTGCGGATGGCCTGGTTCTTCACTTCAGGTGTTACCCGGTGTTGATCTTTctcgtcttcgtcttcgtgTCCTGTTGATTCTTGACGAGTCGAGGACGCGGATtgatgctgttgatgaGTGGCTGGCTGGTGTAGGTATCGACAGCTCAGCAGAATACAGATGTCGCACCACAGGAAGAGGGTGTATCCGCAGGCGCAGTTCCAGATTGGGCAGCAGGGCGTGGCGCCCGTGGGGGTGCCGCCAGTGGGAATGCCGCCAGTGGCGGGAGGACTGGCTATGGGGGCCGGTGCCGTTCCTATTGCTGGTCCTGGCGCAGGTGTGGGTCCAGGTGCAGGTGCAGGGGTAGGCGTAGCCGCTGGCGCCGCTTCACCGGTACCTGCTTCTGCCTCTTTCACCCCTGCTCAACCGCAGATGGAACAACTGGCGTCAGGTATGGCTGGTATGCAATTGAACGGTATGCCACCTCAACAGATGTCGATGCCAGTGTCGATGCCAATGGCAGACCCAAGCGCTATGTActcgcagcagcaacagatgcCTCAAATGAACAGGAACGGGTCTGCAGTGAAACCAATGAACATGCTGTACCCGATTGACTTGCTCACAGAGCTGCCGCCACCGATCAGGGACTTGTCTCTGCCACCACCGCCTCTTATGGTTCCACCAGAGAGGATGCTTGTCCCCTCGGAGACGGCCAACGCGGCACCGGAGTACGTTCGGTGCACTTTGAACGCAGTGCCCAAGAGTAACTCTTTGCTCAAGAAGAGTAAGTTGCCCCTGGCGTTAGTCATCAGACCGTACCAGCACTTACAGGACACGGTGGACCCTCCACCACTGACAGAGGATGGACTGGTCGTCCGTTGTCGCAGGTGCCGGTCGTACATGAACCCGTTTGTCACTTTCTTGGACCAGGGGGCCAGATGGAGGTGTAACTTCTGTAACCTCGCAAACGATACACCAATGCAATTCAACCACTCGTACGACAGGGGTGGCGCTCCAGGGCACCCacaccaacagcaacaacaatacGCAAACCAgtacgagaagaacgaggTCAGACACGCCGTCATGGAGTACCTTGCCCCGAAGGAGTACACGCTGAGACAGCCACCACCTTCTACTTACGTGTTTGTGATGGACGTTTCGCAGAACGCTGTGAAATCTGGGCTGCTTGCAACAACGGCAAGATCTCTCCTGGAGACACTCGATTTCTTGCCCAACCACGATGGCAGGACCCGTGTGTCCATTCTCTGCGTGGACAACGCGATCCACTACTTCAACGTGCCCCTAGACGAGGAGCCAGAGACAGGTATGCAGATGCTTGACGTCGCAGACATAGACGAACCTTTCCTCCCAAGACCAAACGCGATGGTTGTGCCCCTGGCCCAATGCAGGGAAAACTTGGAGACTTTGCTTGCGAAAATACCAGAAATCTTCCAGTACAATGTGATGGCGAAGTTCGCACTGGGACCAGCCCTCCGCGCTGCGTTCAACCTCGTCAAGAACACGGGCGGGAAAATCGAAATTGTGTCCTCCACTTTGCCCACAGCTGGGGTCGGGAAACTTGCCAAGAGAAACGAGGCAGGTGTAGCAAACACACCAAAGGAGTCCGCTCAGTTGCTCTCATGTCAGGACTCCTTCTACAAGAACTTTACTATTGACTGCAGCAAGTCACAGGTCACGGTCGACATGTTCTTAGCGACAGACGATTACATCGACTTCGCATCGCTATCAAACCTTGCTCGATACACGGGTGGGCAAACCCACTTCTACCCTGGGTTCTCAGCGGCAAACTTCTCCGATGTCACTAAATTCACAAAGGAGTTCTCGAAGCATCTATCCATGGACATCTCGATGGAGGCAGTCATGCGTGCAAGAGGTTCCACTGGGGTCCGCATGAACTCCTTCTACGGacacttcttcaacaggtcCTCAGACCTTTGCGCCTTCTCGACAATGCCCAGAGACCAGTCGTACGTGTTCGAGATGCAACTCGACGAAAACCTCATGCAGCAGTACTGCTACGTGCAAATCGCAGTGCTCCTGTCATTAAACACCTCACAGCGTAGAATCAGGGTCATCACACTTGCGCTGCCCACCACAGAGTCCCTCAGCGAGGTGTACGCCTCCGCGGACCAACTCGCAATCACCGCTTTCTTCACGCAACAGGCAGTCAGCAAAGCAATGAACAACTCGCTTGACGATGCCCGCGAACTGATCAGCAAAGCGGTCACGGACGTCCTGGCGACGTACAAGAGGGAGATCGTTGTCACGAACACTGCAGGCGGCGCCCCACTGAGACTCTGCGCCAACATGCGCATGTTCCCCTTGCTAATGCACGCACTGCGCAAGCACAAGGCGTTCCGCACGGGTGTCGTCCCCAGCGACCATAGGGCCTCTGCGTTAAACCATTTGGAGTCCGCACCACTCAAGTACTTGATTAAGAACATCTATGCGCGCGTATACTCGCTGCACGATATGGCTGACGAGGCTGGGTTGCCCGACGTCACGGGGAGCATCTGTCTCCCAGAACCAATCAACGCCACGGCGTCCCTGTTTGAGCGGTACGGACTGTACCTGATCGACAACGGCACGGAGTTGTTTCTGTGGATCGGCGGAGACGCGGTCAACGAGCTTGTCATGGACGTGTTCGGCACGGGGGACATCCTACAGGTGCCCATCGGCAAGATGGAGCTCCCCATCGTCCAGGACTCCGAGTTCAACGAACGGATCAGGAACATCGTCGCAAAAGTCAGGGAACACGACGACATCGTCACGTACCAGACTTTGTACATCGTCAGAGGCGCTTCCCTCAGCGAACCGGTCAACCACGCCTCAGCAAGAGAGGTTGCCGCGCTCAGACTATGGGCGACAAGTCACCTCGTCGAGGACAAAATCCTCACCTCAGAGAGCTACCGCGAGTTCCTACAGGCTGCAAAGAGCAAAATCAGCAAGTAACCTCCCCACCGCACCTCATCCACCATCTATATGTACACATATATCTACCATATCTCTCTGTATACAATTACATGTGTCTTCAATTACAAGACTCATACCGTTaaagtgaaatttttcaaagtttgaagGTCATCGCGACGCCTTCTTGTCTTAGACACAGAACAGCAATCATCAAGCCACAATGGCACAGGACCAAAAAATGTATGTCCAACTCTAGAATCTACCACAGAAGCATGTGTGTGTACATGTCCCCTTTAATTGACCTGTTTTACTAACTGTAACGTGTTCTATGACCCCATTCACAACACACAATTGATATAGTGTCTCCAGGGCTGCTCTGTTCGATGAAATTGATGAACACAGCGGTGGTGAAGCACCTGTGACTGAACCGGACTTTGAATTCGTGGAGGTCGGTGTAACTGACGCAGTGGAGGATTCTGTGAACCCGGAGTTCGAGCTGTTCCCGCTGTTCTCCGCGGGGGGGGTCACTCGCGTCGAGTTGGGTGGTtccgaagaggaggaggtcGATGTGCGACCCGTGCGAAACGAGGGTTATTACTTTGCTGAGCGCACGGAGGAGGTGCGAGAAAGGGCGCTCGCGGCGGCGGTGTCGTTTGAGCAGGTATTGGGGGTCCAGACAGCTGTGACGACCCAGCGGCGGGTCCTCGATGTTAGTGTATACAACTTGGGTGTTGAACACGAGCTCAGAGACGcagagaggaggaggcgAAGGAAACCGGGGAAAAGACAGCGGGATGCGAGGAGGGATGGGGCACGCAGGGTTCTGGAGAGGGAGGAACAGAGGCTGATGGTCAAGAAACTAATTAAGAAGACGTTCAAGCGGAGAGGGGGCAAGAAACACAAGAAACGGGCAGCCACGGTGGGCGAGGCACCTGCCACCTCGATACCGACCATTGCTCATTGACTAGCGCATAGCGAACGATCTATATGTGTATTACTATTACTACCACTACTATTTAAATCTTTAATTCGTGACGAGGGTGTCGTGCAGGTCAATCTCTACTTCAAGAATGACACGGACTTGAGCATGATCTCCGCATGCCGCTCGTCGTCCGGCATGCTCCCACGTATCGTCTCCATGAGATACTCCTTGTTCTTAATCAGGGATTTGCCCACGGGCCCCCCCCGGTTGTAACTGATCTCCACTTGCTTCTTAAACGCCGGCGACAGTTTGTACCAGTACACGTCTCTCAAGTTAGAGATTTTGGAATCCCTCTGCGCGAACAAATATACGGTCAATAGAGTCTTGTGTACTTTCAGGTTCGCGTTGGGGGCCGGTACACGGGCCAACAGAGTCTCCAGTTGCTGCAGCCCGCTGTCCATACGCatgatctctttgaagcGAACTGAAAAGTCTCGTATTGAGTTGATCGTCCTCGTCAGTGTCTGACAGTCCGCATTCACAAGGGACAGTACAAGCTTGTTTAGGATTGCAGCAAACTCTGCTGATGACAGCATATTCAACGCTTTGGACAGCTTTACAACCCGGTCAGGCTGGAAGTCAAGACTGCCATCCGCAGTGGTAGCAGCACGTCTCACAAACTCGCCCATTTCGCGCATCAGACTAACGGAAAGGTAGTTCAACAGATCCTTCGAATTCTTCTTCACGAAATCGTTTTCGATCTGCTTGATCAATTGTAGCGACTTGACGTTGATGTTGTTCTGCACGGTTAATTCGAGTTGTGAGTACAGCGACGCCAGCTTGTATATTTTATCCAGCTCAAAGTCGTGGTACTTCGCGTTCGTCTGCTCTCTCAACAGCTCTTTGATGTTCTGGTAGATGTGCAAATATATGACAGCGTCTCGCAGTAAAGTGGATGTCTGGtggatcttgttcaaagcgTTCTGTAGAACGTTGGCATTCTCGTATGGCGACATGACCTCGTCCTCGAGCCTCTTGTACGACATGTTTATGTAATTGAGCGACGTGTCCAATCCATCGTGTATCATCTGTTTAGACGCCTCGTTCTTCGAAAACTCACCCAGCAACACGGAAGAGTTCTGGTTGATGATGCTGTCTATCCTCGAATTTACCTCATCCATATCGAAGGCCAACCGCTTCATCGGGGTTTCAATATCGAGCTCGGCAAGTTGTAAAGTGGTGAGTCCTGTCACGAGCGAAGCACTGTCCCCATCTCCATCCGTGCCATCGCCATCTGTCCCTTCGCCATCCGACCTATCTTCGTTTGGGCCATTGCCATTGGGGCCCGGCTCCCCATCTTGAACGTTACTGCCGTTCGTCGCCTTCAAAAGTTCGTTGGCAAATTGCGACGTTGTAAACTGGTCATCCAAGACTGTATCAAAATCTTCTAACTCGTGTGGCAGTACCGACATCCCCCTAGTTATGATCCCCAACGAttgttgatcaattggACGTACGGGAGGATGCTCTAAATGCTCAACAGACGCACAGAACAAGGCTCTCTTCGTCACTGAATAATAACAATtcttttgaataaaatgCTCTAATGACTACATATACATTACTATTATTGCTATCACCACCGGGAAGTGGTAGTAGCGGTCACAAAATGATACATGGAAAAAGACCTGTCTTCCACCCATGCGTGGTGTCCTTTTCCTCACTCCCACCAGCTGACTAGACCCATCCCATCCGTCTGGCAACTCCCTAAGATAGCGTAGGGGGGTGCCgctggtttcttcttctccccCGTCTCATcgttgtcctcctcgttcTTCGCGGCTTCGTCGCGAGCGCTTGGTTTGACGTCTATGAAAACCTCCTGCTCCACTCTGAACCTGATCATTTCGTTGATATCAAAGTACAGtttgttgtcgtcgtccaTCGCCCAGACCCACGCACTCTCGTTGGGCAGAAAGTAACAGTTGTCAAACAGCATGTTCGCCGGTATGAATATATCCTGAAACATCTGGCCCTTCAAGGTCACCTGCATCCCGTTCGCGTTACAGTTGGTGATCCACCCGGTCAGAATCTCCCCGACAAACGGCTTGAATATGAGCGCCCTGAAAGTCACGTTCGTGTACGTGGCCCCGTCCCCGGGCTTCAATTGACCCTCATCTACCTCGAGTAGATCGTAGACAGAGATGCACAGCCCCAGGTTAGGGATCACCTTGTTTGCATACTTCGTGTTCAACTGATGCGTCACGGCAAAAGCCGTTTTCCGTTGAAATTG
Coding sequences within:
- the KNAG0H02200 gene encoding uncharacterized protein (similar to Saccharomyces cerevisiae SEC24 (YIL109C) and SFB2 (YNL049C); ancestral locus Anc_2.262) — protein: MSHHRKRVYPQAQFQIGQQGVAPVGVPPVGMPPVAGGLAMGAGAVPIAGPGAGVGPGAGAGVGVAAGAASPVPASASFTPAQPQMEQLASGMAGMQLNGMPPQQMSMPVSMPMADPSAMYSQQQQMPQMNRNGSAVKPMNMLYPIDLLTELPPPIRDLSLPPPPLMVPPERMLVPSETANAAPEYVRCTLNAVPKSNSLLKKSKLPLALVIRPYQHLQDTVDPPPLTEDGLVVRCRRCRSYMNPFVTFLDQGARWRCNFCNLANDTPMQFNHSYDRGGAPGHPHQQQQQYANQYEKNEVRHAVMEYLAPKEYTLRQPPPSTYVFVMDVSQNAVKSGLLATTARSLLETLDFLPNHDGRTRVSILCVDNAIHYFNVPLDEEPETGMQMLDVADIDEPFLPRPNAMVVPLAQCRENLETLLAKIPEIFQYNVMAKFALGPALRAAFNLVKNTGGKIEIVSSTLPTAGVGKLAKRNEAGVANTPKESAQLLSCQDSFYKNFTIDCSKSQVTVDMFLATDDYIDFASLSNLARYTGGQTHFYPGFSAANFSDVTKFTKEFSKHLSMDISMEAVMRARGSTGVRMNSFYGHFFNRSSDLCAFSTMPRDQSYVFEMQLDENLMQQYCYVQIAVLLSLNTSQRRIRVITLALPTTESLSEVYASADQLAITAFFTQQAVSKAMNNSLDDARELISKAVTDVLATYKREIVVTNTAGGAPLRLCANMRMFPLLMHALRKHKAFRTGVVPSDHRASALNHLESAPLKYLIKNIYARVYSLHDMADEAGLPDVTGSICLPEPINATASLFERYGLYLIDNGTELFLWIGGDAVNELVMDVFGTGDILQVPIGKMELPIVQDSEFNERIRNIVAKVREHDDIVTYQTLYIVRGASLSEPVNHASAREVAALRLWATSHLVEDKILTSESYREFLQAAKSKISK
- the KNAG0H02205 gene encoding uncharacterized protein (similar to Saccharomyces cerevisiae YNL050C; ancestral locus Anc_2.261); the protein is MAQDQKIVSRAALFDEIDEHSGGEAPVTEPDFEFVEVGVTDAVEDSVNPEFELFPLFSAGGVTRVELGGSEEEEVDVRPVRNEGYYFAERTEEVRERALAAAVSFEQVLGVQTAVTTQRRVLDVSVYNLGVEHELRDAERRRRRKPGKRQRDARRDGARRVLEREEQRLMVKKLIKKTFKRRGGKKHKKRAATVGEAPATSIPTIAH
- the ALG11 gene encoding alpha-1,2-mannosyltransferase ALG11 (similar to Saccharomyces cerevisiae ALG11 (YNL048W); ancestral locus Anc_2.266), with translation MVLAAVIATLQAWLAACISWWYAGLRREYGDSANIEHMERTLLKELLRGKQHIKFSELGNDEGYVRAVLIRHCAHDVSLYGGECIPTDDTERAKLVSHLQARIQGTQDDNVLFGFFHPFCNAGGGGEKVLWKAVQTTLDHDPRNVAIVYTGDTDVTGPQILTSVVQRFDYTLPRNRIVFVFLKGRDAVDAKNHPRLTLLFQGIGSCKLAHEALSRCKPDVWCDTMGYPLAYLLVFAMIHVPIVTYTHYPLIQQDMLNSQGLSTAKKMYWSLLMGFYMGMAQFVTVCTTNSTWTNRHMTQIWHAMRETPQVIYPPCSTEKLVEQVTPAEQRANTAVVLAQFRPEKRHRLILDQYAMYADTVEDPTSRITLTFIGSTRSQEDRDYVQQLIEYAREVLHLPARDVRFLTDCSYDEVKEQLGKATYGINAMWNEHFGIAVVEYIAAGLIPLVHASAGPLLDIVSPQVGFFFVDKFDRDYTQERGTQYGTLAAAFKSASQLSAQDKHTRSTMGVHDAVTKFSDQTFETQWIEKVLQAL
- the COG5 gene encoding Golgi transport complex subunit COG5 (similar to Saccharomyces cerevisiae COG5 (YNL051W); ancestral locus Anc_2.260); the encoded protein is MSVLPHELEDFDTVLDDQFTTSQFANELLKATNGSNVQDGEPGPNGNGPNEDRSDGEGTDGDGTDGDGDSASLVTGLTTLQLAELDIETPMKRLAFDMDEVNSRIDSIINQNSSVLLGEFSKNEASKQMIHDGLDTSLNYINMSYKRLEDEVMSPYENANVLQNALNKIHQTSTLLRDAVIYLHIYQNIKELLREQTNAKYHDFELDKIYKLASLYSQLELTVQNNINVKSLQLIKQIENDFVKKNSKDLLNYLSVSLMREMGEFVRRAATTADGSLDFQPDRVVKLSKALNMLSSAEFAAILNKLVLSLVNADCQTLTRTINSIRDFSVRFKEIMRMDSGLQQLETLLARVPAPNANLKVHKTLLTVYLFAQRDSKISNLRDVYWYKLSPAFKKQVEISYNRGGPVGKSLIKNKEYLMETIRGSMPDDERHAEIMLKSVSFLK
- the KNAG0H02190 gene encoding bifunctional nucleoside/nucleotide kinase/histidine phosphatase family protein (similar to Saccharomyces cerevisiae PFK26 (YIL107C); ancestral locus Anc_2.264), translated to MFSKHRGKLPTTSTHRHMGDTERTGLPEFQKRPLGDTPVDTRVVSPQEGSPPPKPPRWAPNRPHSTLSVPGWTASRDSPDGLISRGDSGSKLLVVMVGLPAMGKSFITGKLARFLNYSMYACEEFHIADTRRRWWHSHATGSIAPCFFDERDPRAQSLRDEWALDTLDRALEYLLEGDGSVAVVNGTNITARRRALLMARVRSRSRVLDVMFLESICSDEAVIERNVQLKASSADYRGWKDSKLAVEDFRARLAHYRRDYEPLEDNERLQYVKMIDVGKKVIANGVRGYLASLAVYYLLNFNLATRQVWVTRNGESEDNVAGRVGGDSHLTVRGQRYARALHKFIDTQRSIQEQEQRDNREFFVWTSMLQRAIETSHDFENSEYPLKQMRMLDEINAGDFDGLTNAQIEQIAPREYKLRQCDKLRYRYPGTGGESYLDVINRVRPVITEIERLEDSVLLITHRVVARVLLGYFMSLKFDAVTQLDVPLHCVYKLDLLPYGIKWTLYEYDEVKDTFRELPTCQMNVSRMEQMGGSTRRFSMVPTAPSTPTTASTASTH
- the RPC25 gene encoding DNA-directed RNA polymerase III subunit RPC25 (similar to Saccharomyces cerevisiae RPC25 (YKL144C); ancestral locus Anc_5.250), giving the protein MFILSKIKELVRVPPDQFQRKTAFAVTHQLNTKYANKVIPNLGLCISVYDLLEVDEGQLKPGDGATYTNVTFRALIFKPFVGEILTGWITNCNANGMQVTLKGQMFQDIFIPANMLFDNCYFLPNESAWVWAMDDDNKLYFDINEMIRFRVEQEVFIDVKPSARDEAAKNEEDNDETGEKKKPAAPPYAILGSCQTDGMGLVSWWE